In Mytilus edulis chromosome 13, xbMytEdul2.2, whole genome shotgun sequence, a single window of DNA contains:
- the LOC139501070 gene encoding cytochrome c oxidase subunit 4 isoform 1, mitochondrial-like, giving the protein MSYQLLVSSVRVAGKIPLRALSTTSPKCQQQEVVNLSQEQKDKYYPKIGNRDIVGSGHSIRPGYEDRSDYPFPALRWKPNTPDVTALREKEMGDWKNLTMEERKGLYRASFCQTFAEINAPTGEWKQVAAATLMIMWLTAAWVWWCEHFVFSKQLPESMTAEYKKKNIERMVKQGQEEMTGISSQYDFENKKWKGNKWW; this is encoded by the exons ATGagttatcaattattggtatcaTCGGTGAGAGTTGCAGGTAAAATACCTTTGAGAGCTCTCTCAACAACGTCACCAAAATGCCAACAACAGGAAGTGGTTAATCTCTCACAGgaacaaaaagataaatattACCCCAAGATAG GAAACAGAGATATTGTTGGTTCAGGTCACAGTATTAGGCCTGGTTATGAAGACAGAAGTGATTATCCTTTTCCCGCCTTAAGATGGAAGCCTAACACGCCAGATGTGACAGCACTCAGAGAAAAAGAAATGGGGGATTGGAAAAATCTTACGATGGAGGAGAGAAAGGGCT TATACCGTGCAAGTTTTTGTCAAACCTTTGCCGAAATTAATGCACCAACAGGGGAATGGAAGCAAGTTGCAGCTGCAACCTTGATGATAATGTGGCTTACAGCTGCTTGGGTGTGGTGGTGTGAACATTTTG TATTTAGTAAACAACTACCTGAAAGTATGACAGCAGAgtataaaaagaagaatatagAGAGAATGGTAAAACAAGGTCAAGAAGAAATGACTGGAATCAGTTCACAGTATGACTTTGAAAACAAGAAATGGAAGGGAAATAAATGGTGGTAA